The sequence GGTACGTTCTCGTTCGTAGTACGTTCTCGGTCGCGGTACGTTCCCGTTCGCGGTACGTTCTCGTTCGTTCGTTCTCGTTCGCGGTACGCTCTCGTTCGTAGTGCGTTCTCGTTCTTTGTTACGTCACGGGGGGCGGGGAGCCGACGTCTTCCGATCCCTCGCCGTACTTCTCGCGAAAGCGACCGATGAGGTAGCCGATCTGGGCGTACCAGTCGTTCAGCTGCTCCTGCATGGTATCGGCGACCGAATCGGGGTCCGTGATCGTGTACTCGTGGTAATACCCACCCTGATCGTAGTTTATCTGCTTTTTTTGCACGAGTCCCGCTTCGAGCAGTCGCTGAACGGATCGATAGGCGGTCGACCGCTCCCTGCCGACCCGTTCAGCGATTTCGTCGATGGTGAGTCTGCGTTCGGCTTCCGAGAGGAGCGTGAAACACTCGCGATCGAGTTCGTTTAAGTCATAGAGACACTCGAGGAGCCCGTCGCACTCGAGATCGCGCTCGAGGTCCCGATTCAGGGCAGTGACCATACTATCACTACATCGTTCACCCCGGGGGAAAAGTCTTGCGCGATTAGTTCAATACTCTGGGGCCGTCACTCGAGTTTGCTGTTCAAAACCTTCGCCGCGGTCAACACGGGATCCCAGGTCGGACCGAACGGAGGCGCGTAGGAGAGGTCCAGATACTCGACCTGTTGGACGTCCATCTCCGCATAGAGGGCCGTCGTGACGGTGTCGACACGGTTGGTGACGCCCTCCTCACCCACCATCGCGGCCCCGATGACGCGTTCGGTGTCCGCGTCGGCGACCATCTCGATCTCGATGGCACTCCCGCCTGGGTAGTAGTGTGCTCTGGAACTCGACGTGATGGTGACGGAAACCGGATCGAGTCCCGCTTCCCGGGCGCGTTCCTCGTCGATAATTCCCGTTCGTCCCGCCTCGAGGTCGAACGCCTTCACGACAGCAGTCCCGGCGATGGGGCCGGTCGGCGTCGGATCGCCAGTCACGGTCTGTCCGACGGCTCGGCCCGCCCGGTTCGCAGTCAACGCGAGCGGAACGTGATCAGGCGCGCCAGAGACGACGTGCTCGGCTTCGGCGCAATCCCCCGCCGCGTAGACGTCGTCCGCGCTCGTCTCACCGAACTCGTCGACGGCGATCGCCCCGGTCTCGCCGATCTCGATGCCAGCCTCCTCGGCGAGCGCCGCGTTCGGATCGACGCCGACGCCGACGACGACCATGTCGACCGGGATGGTTTCGTCCTCGGTCCGGACCGCCTGGACCCGGTCGTCTCCGTCGAATCCCTCGACGCGCGTCCCGAGATGAACGTTCACGTCGTTGTCGCGGAGTTCCTCCTCGACCACCTCCCCGACCATGGATCCGAACGGATCGAGGACGTGCTCGAGCATTTCGAAGACGTGGACGTCCAGTCCGCGCTCCCGGAAGGCCTCGGCCATCTCGATGCCGATGTAGCCCCCACCGACAATCCCGACTGTTTCCGGTGCGCTGGGCCCGGAGCGGTCGACCGCTTCGCGAATGGCCTCGCCTGAAGGTGGGTCGTGAATCGTGTAAATGTCCTCGAGTTCGACCCCGTCGAACGGCGGTACGATCGCGGTGGCACCAGTGGCAATGAGCAACGAATCGTAGGACTGTTCGAAGGTCTCCTCCGGCGTCTCGACGGTGACCGTCGAGTCGTCCGGATCGATCCCCGTGACCTCGTGGTGTGTCCGGAGATCGATGTTCCGCTCCTCGATAAACTTCTCTTTGGGCACGGCGGTGATCTCCTCGATATCATCGAAGTCGCCTTTCACATAGTACGGAAGGCCACACGCCCCGTAGGATACCCACTCACCCTTCTCGAAGACGACGACCTCCATCTCCGGATTCTCGCGTTTTGCCTTGCTGGCCGCACTCATGCCAGCCGCGTCACCGCCGACGACGACGAACGTTTCTGCCATGGAAACCGATTTTACCGGGGCGGCAAAAAGTATTGCCCCCGATATACAATACAACTCATTCGGCGGAAATCATTATGGTGACAGGTACCGATGGCCTGAACCATGACACCAACCGACGCGTTCGAGACGCACACCGACCGCTACGAGGAGTGGTTCGACCACCACGAACCCACGTATAAATCCGAAGTCAAAGCACTCGACGAGTTCGTCAATACGTCAGCCTTCGGACTGGAAGTCGGCGTCGGAACCGCTCGATTCGCAGCCCCATTCGACATCGACGTGGGCATCGATCCCGCCGTCGAAATGCTTCGACACGCCGTCGACCGCGGCGTGATGGCCGTTCGCGGGGTCGCGGAGGATCTCCCGTTCCGAGCTGATGTCTTCGACGTCGTCCTCAACGTGACGACGATCTGTTTCGTCGACGACATCCGGCGAACGCTCGAAGAGACGGCCCGAGTCCTCGCAAACGGTGGCCGTGCCGTGTTCGGATACATCGATCGCGAGAGCGAGTTCGGGCGCCACTACCTCGATATCAAAGACCAGAATCCGTTTTACCAGGACGCGACGTTCGTCTCGACGGACGGGCTTCTCGACGTCCTCGAGGACCTGGGATACGACGACATCGAAACCGTCCAGACGGTGTTCGGATCACCGGGCGAGCACGACGAGATAGACGAACCGAGCCCTGGGTACGGCGAAGGATCGTTCGTCGCTCTTTCCGCACGCGCCCCGACGTAGCCCATCAAACCAGTGGCACTTTGTCCTTCAATCCAGTGGCACTTTGAGATCCAACACGGGCGAACCGTCGAGCATGTCCACGCCCCGGACCTGCACGTCGGCGCCGTCGATCGCGACGACCTCGACAGTGGTCAAACCGATGGGATTCGGTCGGGCGGGCGACCGGCTCGAAAAGACGCCGCGGCCCTCGACCCGGTCGAGTTCCAGAAGCGTTCGGTCCGCCTCGTGGGCGAACCAGACGACGAGTAACTGATCGCCCGCTTCGACACCCGCCAGTCCCGGTTCGTACGCCGGGTCGAGTTCGATCGTGCCCTCGATGGACGCGTTCTGACCCTGACGGGGTGCGTCGCTCGTCTCTTCGATCGGAGTCCGGATTCGACCGATCGGTGACAAATCCACCATGCGGTACAGCGGTCCTCGAGACGTACCTCAGTTGTGATCTTCGATGGCCCCATCATCGCGACGATTCCTCCGGAATTCCCCCCCCCCCGAATATCCCGAAGACCCAGAACGTCCCAAAAGTGTTGTTTTCACTCAATATAGCCGATCGTGTTCTGATCGGTTACTGCCCCAAACGACCCGACGTCGCAGACACCCCTCGGTTACTACAGGAGGAATATATTTTGCCATTTCAGCAATAGCGTCTGCAATTGCCAACATCTATTATCGAGTGCGTCAAAGAAAAATATGCAATGACAGAAGACACGGACGAGTCGCCGCGACTCTCATTGATCGGTGACCAGTTCCCCGAACTCGAAGTAACCACGACCCACGGTGAGAAGACCCTCCCCGACGATTACGCAGGTGAATGGTTCATCCTCTTCAGCCATCCCGGCGACTTCACGCCGGTGTGCACCTCGGAGTTCGTGGCCTTCGAACAGGCTCGTGAACAGTTCGAGGACATGAACACGAAGCTCATCGGCCTGTCGGTCGACCGGATCCACTCGCACATCAAGTGGACGGAGTGGATCGACGACGAGCTCGACGTCGACATCGGGTTCCCGATCATCGCAGACGAGAGCGGTCGCGTCGGCGAGCGCCTCGGCATGATCCAGCCCAACGCCGGGACGAGCACGGTCCGGGCCGTCTTCATCGTCGACGACACCGCAACCATTCGAACGATCCTCTACTACCCCGCGGAAGTCGGTCGCAACATCGACGAAGTCCTGCGGGCTGTCGAAGCCCTCCAGACCTCCGACGAGAACGAAGTCGCCACGCCGGCCAACTGGCCAGAAAACGACACCTTCGGCGACCAGGTTCTCCTCCCACCGCCCGGCACCGAAGCCGACGCCGAGGCCCGGCTCGAGGAAGCCGAAGAAAAGGGCTACGACGCGCGCGACTGGTGGTTCACGCTGCGTGACCTGTAGGGAGGATACCAGTCAGCAACGGGAAGGCGGACTATCGAAGACGCACCCATTTTTCGGACAACGCACACCGGACAGCTACTCGATCACTGATAGCCGAGCGCTGTGAGTCGCTGCTCGACGCCGTCGGGCGTGTCACCGGTGTCGGGCTGTTTCCCGGACGATCGCCCGTCTTCGATCCGCTCGATATGCGACTGTGCGGCATCTCGAAGGGTCTCCACGCCCGGTTCCTCGCGAGCGTCGGGCCACAGGTCCTCCTGCTCGGTTTCGTCAGTCCGACGATCGTACAGTTCGTGAGAATCGGGCCCCGTGTGATGGATGTACGTCCAGTCAGCCGATCGCGCTGAAACGAGGAGATTCCCTTCATCGAGATGTTTTGGTATCGGCTGCTGGGTCACCGAGTCGCCTCTGACTGCAACCGAGATCGGTACGTCGGTGTCCGGGTCCTCTCCATCGATCACCGCCTGGAGGACGCTCTCACCATCGAAACCGGCGGGTATCGAGAGGCCCGCAGCGTCGAGGAGTGTGGGTGGAATGACGTCGAGAGATGTCGGTTCTTCGATCGATCGCGACTCCCCGTTCGGATGATCGACGATCAGCGGGACGTGTGTCAGTTCGTCGTAGAGTTTGGGATAGTGCGCGAGGTGACCGTGGTCCATGAACTCCTCGCCGTGGTCGCCGGCGACCACGACGGTGGTGTCCTCTCTGAGCCCCTCCGAATCGAGCGTGTCGAGGAGACGACCGACACTCGCGTCGACCTGGCGCACGGTTGCGTCGTAGAGCGCTTTCAAATCGGCGAGCGTCCTGTCGTTCACTTCGAGACCCAGTCCGGTACGGAGATGGGCGCGTAGCATTCGCAGGGTACTGGTCTTTTCCTGAGTAACCTTGCGAAGATACCGGGGTGCGGGAACGTACGGCGTGTGCGTGTCCATATAATGCACCCAGAGGAAAAAGGGGCCGTCGACCGATTCGAGAAACGAGGTCGCTCGCGATTCCACGTCGATGAGTCGGGAGGCATCGAGGAACTGCGGACGGTCGTCGCCTTTCAACCGACCCATGATCCGGCGGAAGGGAGAAGAGAGTAGTTGAACCCATCCCTGGACGGTGGGGTGGGCTGCCAGGTACCGTCCGTACGGTGTGCCATCTGATTCGGTGAACGTCTCGAACTCGTCGTAGCCCCGGTCGTACCCCCAGTGAGCGGTCAAAAATCCGTTTGCGGCGTTGAATCCCGCGGTCCGCACGTCGTGGGTTGCGAAGGTCTCCGCCAGCGTCGGTCCGCTCGCGATGCCAATGTCGGGCCCCTCAGCGAACACGTGCTCCTGACCCAGAATGCTGGGAAACGAGAAGGGCGTCCAATTACCCGTCGCGAAGGCGTTTTCGAATCTGGCCCCGGACTTCGCGAGAGTATCGAGCCGTGGCGAGTGCGATTCCCCACCGCCGACGGCATCCGCTCGGAGTGAATCGACCGTCACCAATAGCACCCCATCGACGGGGACGGTGGAATCGTCAGTCACGATAGTCCAACTAGACGGTGCCGCCATTTAACTCTTACAGGCTAAGCCCCCGTTTACGATCCCATGGAGCACCACGAGACGCTCCTCAGATCCGTCGGGACCAGCACATCAGTGGGACCGTTCAAATGGGGGGGAGTACTGCCGCTGACCGGGGCGGTGGGGTTATCAGGGGAGATTCCGATTACGAAGGTGATGGGCGACGACTTCGACGCGGAGGAAACACGTTCGTTTCTGCAGAACTACATCGACCAGCACGGACTCCTCTCGTTCATCGATCTGACGGTGGAGTCGCTTGGTCCCGATGAAATGGTCCTGCGAGTTCCCTTCGACGAATCGTTGGTGAATCGAGACCCGGGCAACGGGAGCGTTCACGGGGGCGTCGCCGCCACGCTCATCGACACTGCCGGCGGCCTGAGCGTGCTTTCCACGATGGCCGACCCACCGAATGCGAACGTGGCGACGACCGATCTGAACGTGTCCTACCTCCGGCCGACGCGTGGCGACCTGATCGCGACGGCCGAGGTCCTGCGGACCGGATCGACCGTCGGTGTCGCGACCGTCGACGTCGAGAGCACGGTTCCGTCCGGCGGCCGAGACCTCGTCGCCGTTGGCCGTGGAACGTATCGGGTCCTCCGGTCGGAAAACTAGCCACCATCTTTTCCCCGCGTCCGCACCGAACGGCAGTCAATGGCCGACTCGACCGGACCGACGCTGTTCTGGCACCGCCGCGATCTGCGCATCACCGACAACGCCGGGTTGCTGGAGGCGGCGACACTGGACGACGTCCTGCCGGTGTTCTGTCTCGACGACGAACTCCTCCAGTACGCGGGCGCTCCACGCGTGGCGTTCATGCTCGAGGCGGTGCGTGACCTCCAGACCAGGTATCGCGAACGCGGAACCGATCTGCTGGTCCTCCACGGCGACCCTGACATCGAAATTCCGGCGGCAGCGGACCGGTTCGACGTCGCATCCGTCGTCTGGAACGACGATTACTCCGGCATTGCACAGGAACGTGACGAGGCCGTCGAAGACGCCCTCCAATGGGCTGACGTCGACGTAACCAGGGTGCACGACGCGGTCCTCCACGAACCCGGGACGATACGGACGTCGGCCGGGGATCCGTATTCGGTCTTCTCGTATTACTGGAAAAAGTGGGCGGACCGGGAGAAGGCGGATGCGCACGAGTCGCCCGATCCTGACGCTTTTTACGCCCTCGACAGTTCGGCCGTTCCGGGCCTCGATGACCTGGGCGTTTCAGATCCAGACGCATCGATTCCGACCGGCACCCGCGACGCCGCCCTCGACCGTCTCGACCGATTTCTCGAGAGCGCCGTCTTCGACTACGCGGACTGTCGCGACGTGCCCGCCGAAGCGTGCACCTCCCGACTTTCCCAGGACCTCAAATTCGGCCTCCTGGGGGTCCGGGAGGTCTACGAGGGGACGGAACGAGCGATGGCCCAGGCCGATGACGAGGAGGCGCGAGAAAGCGTTCAAGAGTTTCGACGACAGCTTGCCTGGCGCGAGTTTTACGCACAGGTCCTCGCGTTCAACCCGGAGGCGGTGTCGGAGAACTTCAAATCGTACAGCAATCCCATCGAGTGGAAACGGGACGAATCGGCGCTCACCGCCTGGAAGCAGGGCGAGACCGGCTATCCGATTGTGGACGCTGGAATGCGTCAACTCC is a genomic window of Halanaeroarchaeum sulfurireducens containing:
- a CDS encoding helix-turn-helix domain-containing protein — its product is MVTALNRDLERDLECDGLLECLYDLNELDRECFTLLSEAERRLTIDEIAERVGRERSTAYRSVQRLLEAGLVQKKQINYDQGGYYHEYTITDPDSVADTMQEQLNDWYAQIGYLIGRFREKYGEGSEDVGSPPPVT
- a CDS encoding peroxiredoxin; translated protein: MTEDTDESPRLSLIGDQFPELEVTTTHGEKTLPDDYAGEWFILFSHPGDFTPVCTSEFVAFEQAREQFEDMNTKLIGLSVDRIHSHIKWTEWIDDELDVDIGFPIIADESGRVGERLGMIQPNAGTSTVRAVFIVDDTATIRTILYYPAEVGRNIDEVLRAVEALQTSDENEVATPANWPENDTFGDQVLLPPPGTEADAEARLEEAEEKGYDARDWWFTLRDL
- a CDS encoding PaaI family thioesterase yields the protein MGDDFDAEETRSFLQNYIDQHGLLSFIDLTVESLGPDEMVLRVPFDESLVNRDPGNGSVHGGVAATLIDTAGGLSVLSTMADPPNANVATTDLNVSYLRPTRGDLIATAEVLRTGSTVGVATVDVESTVPSGGRDLVAVGRGTYRVLRSEN
- the tsaA gene encoding tRNA (N6-threonylcarbamoyladenosine(37)-N6)-methyltransferase TrmO translates to MVDLSPIGRIRTPIEETSDAPRQGQNASIEGTIELDPAYEPGLAGVEAGDQLLVVWFAHEADRTLLELDRVEGRGVFSSRSPARPNPIGLTTVEVVAIDGADVQVRGVDMLDGSPVLDLKVPLD
- a CDS encoding cryptochrome/photolyase family protein; amino-acid sequence: MADSTGPTLFWHRRDLRITDNAGLLEAATLDDVLPVFCLDDELLQYAGAPRVAFMLEAVRDLQTRYRERGTDLLVLHGDPDIEIPAAADRFDVASVVWNDDYSGIAQERDEAVEDALQWADVDVTRVHDAVLHEPGTIRTSAGDPYSVFSYYWKKWADREKADAHESPDPDAFYALDSSAVPGLDDLGVSDPDASIPTGTRDAALDRLDRFLESAVFDYADCRDVPAEACTSRLSQDLKFGLLGVREVYEGTERAMAQADDEEARESVQEFRRQLAWREFYAQVLAFNPEAVSENFKSYSNPIEWKRDESALTAWKQGETGYPIVDAGMRQLRQEGYMHNRVRMIVASFLTKDLMIDWREGYRWFRERLVDHDTANDVGGWQWAASTGTDAQPYFRIFNPMTQGERYDPDAEYIRTYIDELTDADADMIHDWPELAPSERQRVAPEYPDPIVDHAERRERAISMFKRARGDD
- a CDS encoding FAD-dependent oxidoreductase, coding for MAETFVVVGGDAAGMSAASKAKRENPEMEVVVFEKGEWVSYGACGLPYYVKGDFDDIEEITAVPKEKFIEERNIDLRTHHEVTGIDPDDSTVTVETPEETFEQSYDSLLIATGATAIVPPFDGVELEDIYTIHDPPSGEAIREAVDRSGPSAPETVGIVGGGYIGIEMAEAFRERGLDVHVFEMLEHVLDPFGSMVGEVVEEELRDNDVNVHLGTRVEGFDGDDRVQAVRTEDETIPVDMVVVGVGVDPNAALAEEAGIEIGETGAIAVDEFGETSADDVYAAGDCAEAEHVVSGAPDHVPLALTANRAGRAVGQTVTGDPTPTGPIAGTAVVKAFDLEAGRTGIIDEERAREAGLDPVSVTITSSSRAHYYPGGSAIEIEMVADADTERVIGAAMVGEEGVTNRVDTVTTALYAEMDVQQVEYLDLSYAPPFGPTWDPVLTAAKVLNSKLE
- a CDS encoding class I SAM-dependent methyltransferase is translated as MTPTDAFETHTDRYEEWFDHHEPTYKSEVKALDEFVNTSAFGLEVGVGTARFAAPFDIDVGIDPAVEMLRHAVDRGVMAVRGVAEDLPFRADVFDVVLNVTTICFVDDIRRTLEETARVLANGGRAVFGYIDRESEFGRHYLDIKDQNPFYQDATFVSTDGLLDVLEDLGYDDIETVQTVFGSPGEHDEIDEPSPGYGEGSFVALSARAPT
- a CDS encoding sulfatase, whose translation is MAAPSSWTIVTDDSTVPVDGVLLVTVDSLRADAVGGGESHSPRLDTLAKSGARFENAFATGNWTPFSFPSILGQEHVFAEGPDIGIASGPTLAETFATHDVRTAGFNAANGFLTAHWGYDRGYDEFETFTESDGTPYGRYLAAHPTVQGWVQLLSSPFRRIMGRLKGDDRPQFLDASRLIDVESRATSFLESVDGPFFLWVHYMDTHTPYVPAPRYLRKVTQEKTSTLRMLRAHLRTGLGLEVNDRTLADLKALYDATVRQVDASVGRLLDTLDSEGLREDTTVVVAGDHGEEFMDHGHLAHYPKLYDELTHVPLIVDHPNGESRSIEEPTSLDVIPPTLLDAAGLSIPAGFDGESVLQAVIDGEDPDTDVPISVAVRGDSVTQQPIPKHLDEGNLLVSARSADWTYIHHTGPDSHELYDRRTDETEQEDLWPDAREEPGVETLRDAAQSHIERIEDGRSSGKQPDTGDTPDGVEQRLTALGYQ